In Deferribacteraceae bacterium V6Fe1, one genomic interval encodes:
- a CDS encoding DNA polymerase III subunit: MKVIGFDREKDIFGKIAQKKQFANAYIFSGVEGCGKFLFAKNLAKSILCQKGSFFANCDCQDCSLADNDSHPDIFILHIGETDSKLSQSKKVEDQSKDSIGIDEVKELREIAFLSPYRGMYKFFIINDAHKMTHQAANAFLKTLEEPPENTIFILVTHLPEKLLPTIQSRCLNFEFSRLNDNYIKQILTEKFSDISNEILEEACKYACGSVKKGIEHLSSKTNKIIKTDIYEDLDNILDFIFRVNDKDGLTAIIDQLYVNLVEKYRKEQNNKYLTISNYLLNMLSMLQSNFNLNIAKTDLIIKLYGEFSEKS; this comes from the coding sequence ATGAAAGTCATAGGGTTTGATAGAGAAAAAGATATATTTGGCAAAATTGCTCAAAAAAAACAGTTTGCCAATGCCTATATATTTTCAGGGGTTGAAGGGTGTGGCAAATTCCTTTTTGCAAAAAATCTTGCCAAAAGCATACTTTGCCAAAAAGGGAGCTTTTTTGCCAACTGCGATTGTCAGGACTGTAGCCTTGCCGACAATGATTCCCATCCGGACATCTTTATCCTTCACATCGGAGAAACTGATTCCAAGCTCTCCCAAAGCAAAAAGGTCGAAGATCAGTCTAAGGACAGCATAGGGATTGATGAGGTCAAGGAGTTAAGAGAAATCGCTTTTTTATCCCCTTATCGAGGGATGTATAAGTTTTTTATCATAAACGACGCTCATAAAATGACCCATCAGGCGGCCAACGCTTTTTTAAAAACCCTTGAAGAGCCGCCGGAGAATACAATTTTTATCCTTGTCACTCATTTGCCTGAAAAACTTTTGCCGACAATACAATCAAGGTGTCTTAATTTTGAATTTTCAAGATTGAATGACAATTATATAAAGCAAATACTTACTGAAAAATTTAGTGACATTAGCAATGAAATATTGGAAGAAGCATGCAAATATGCATGCGGCTCGGTAAAAAAAGGGATTGAACATTTAAGTAGTAAAACAAATAAAATTATTAAGACAGATATTTACGAAGATTTGGACAATATCTTGGACTTTATTTTCAGAGTGAATGATAAAGATGGATTGACAGCTATAATTGACCAATTATATGTAAATCTTGTTGAAAAATACCGGAAAGAACAAAATAATAAATATTTGACAATTTCTAATTATTTACTAAACATGCTAAGTATGCTACAAAGCAATTTCAACCTGAATATTGCTAAAACGGATTTGATAATTAAACTTTACGGAGAGTTTAGTGAAAAAAGTTAA
- a CDS encoding 4Fe-4S binding protein: MADNKISVNINRCTGCGACIGKCPFNALTMSYDNGEFKNIKKIIFDASKCNGCGICLNFCRFGALIIK, from the coding sequence ATGGCGGATAACAAAATTAGTGTAAATATTAACCGATGCACAGGCTGTGGTGCTTGTATAGGCAAATGTCCTTTCAATGCACTCACAATGAGCTATGATAACGGAGAGTTTAAAAATATAAAAAAAATAATATTTGATGCCAGTAAATGCAACGGATGCGGAATATGTCTTAATTTTTGCAGATTTGGAGCACTCATTATAAAATAA
- a CDS encoding universal stress protein, translating to MIAIKKILFPTDFSETSKYAMNYAIEFAKEFKAELEIVHVIFDESQIVAFYLPQVTFQNLDLELEESAKKQLEEFIKEYPELEQVKYTTKLLKGTPFVEIIDEAKQFAADMIVIGTHGRSGLEHVLFGSTAEKVVRKSPCPVFSVRLKEHKFKMP from the coding sequence ATGATAGCTATCAAAAAAATTTTATTCCCCACAGATTTCTCTGAGACATCAAAGTATGCAATGAATTATGCTATTGAGTTTGCAAAAGAGTTTAAGGCTGAGCTTGAAATTGTCCATGTCATTTTTGATGAGTCGCAAATTGTAGCATTTTATCTTCCGCAGGTAACTTTTCAAAACTTGGATTTGGAGCTTGAAGAATCCGCCAAAAAGCAATTGGAAGAATTTATAAAGGAATATCCTGAGCTTGAGCAGGTAAAATACACCACAAAACTTTTAAAAGGTACCCCTTTTGTCGAAATTATTGATGAAGCCAAGCAATTTGCAGCAGATATGATTGTCATCGGGACGCACGGACGTTCAGGCCTCGAACATGTCCTTTTCGGCTCAACGGCAGAAAAGGTTGTAAGAAAATCACCTTGCCCTGTCTTCTCGGTAAGATTGAAAGAGCATAAATTCAAGATGCCTTAA
- the metG gene encoding methionine--tRNA ligase: MSKPTFYVTTPIYYVNDIPHIGHAYTTVACDIISRYKRLSGYDVFFLTGTDEHGQKIEQAAQQKGMTPKELADSVVQRYKNLWEKLNISNNHFVRTTDESHKKTVQEVFKRMQENGDIYLDEYEGWYCTPCETYWTETQLLDGNCCPSCRRETTKLKEPSYFFNMSKYQEKLLKHIEENPDFIKPASRRNEIVAFIKEGLRNLSVSRVSFKWGIPVPGDEKHVIYVWIDALTNYISALNYFKENSELKRYWPADFHVVGKDILRFHTVYWPTMLMSLGIELPKSIFAHGWWTVEGQKMSKSLGNAIDPNWLIEKFGVDPIRYFLMREVPFGLDGDFSFKALIHRINSDLANDLGNLLNRTLGMVKRYFNGDIPAYKVEDAVDVELFKKIEDTFDNVELHLKDLAFNKALITIWELVSALNKYIDTTAPWALAKDKENRDRLETVLYTSMDGIRALSLLIYPFMPETAMKIREQLNIKEPVEKNSFEELKQVKQLKAGGKIGEVTPIFPRLDENEIIDNIKSENKKDEDKESAEKKVELIDFTHFMTVQIKAGKIIEAEKVEKSEKLLKLKVDLGEETRQIIAGIAKSYLPGDLVGKTVAVVANLKPAKLMGLMSEGMVLAAAIGDKHRVLELPDEVAPGTIIK; this comes from the coding sequence ATGAGTAAACCGACTTTTTATGTTACAACCCCGATATATTATGTAAATGACATCCCACATATAGGGCATGCTTATACTACTGTCGCCTGCGATATTATTAGCAGATATAAGAGGTTATCCGGATACGATGTATTTTTTCTGACAGGGACAGATGAACATGGACAAAAGATTGAACAGGCAGCACAACAAAAAGGGATGACCCCTAAGGAGCTTGCCGATAGTGTAGTCCAAAGATATAAAAATCTATGGGAAAAGCTTAATATATCCAACAATCATTTTGTCAGGACTACCGATGAAAGTCACAAGAAAACCGTTCAGGAAGTGTTCAAGAGGATGCAGGAAAACGGAGACATATATCTTGATGAGTATGAAGGGTGGTATTGCACCCCTTGTGAAACATATTGGACAGAAACACAGCTTCTTGACGGCAATTGTTGCCCTTCATGCAGAAGAGAAACTACCAAACTTAAAGAGCCGAGTTATTTCTTTAATATGTCCAAATACCAGGAAAAACTTCTAAAACATATAGAGGAAAATCCTGATTTTATAAAACCCGCTTCAAGACGTAACGAGATTGTCGCATTTATAAAAGAAGGGCTTAGAAATCTCTCAGTGAGTAGGGTATCGTTTAAGTGGGGGATACCTGTACCGGGTGATGAAAAGCATGTAATTTACGTATGGATAGATGCTTTGACAAATTATATATCCGCTCTTAACTATTTCAAAGAAAATTCAGAGCTGAAAAGATACTGGCCTGCGGATTTCCACGTAGTAGGTAAAGATATTTTAAGATTTCACACCGTTTACTGGCCTACAATGCTAATGAGCTTAGGGATTGAATTACCAAAGTCTATCTTTGCACACGGGTGGTGGACTGTGGAAGGTCAAAAAATGTCAAAATCCCTCGGCAATGCCATTGATCCAAATTGGCTTATCGAAAAGTTTGGAGTCGACCCCATCAGATATTTTTTAATGAGGGAAGTTCCTTTCGGACTTGACGGCGATTTTTCATTTAAGGCTTTAATTCATAGAATAAATAGTGATTTGGCAAATGACCTTGGCAATCTGCTCAACAGGACTCTTGGAATGGTAAAACGCTACTTCAACGGCGATATCCCGGCTTACAAAGTAGAAGATGCCGTAGATGTGGAGCTTTTTAAGAAGATTGAAGATACTTTTGATAATGTTGAGCTTCATTTGAAAGATCTGGCTTTCAACAAGGCACTGATTACCATATGGGAGCTTGTATCGGCGTTAAACAAGTATATTGACACCACTGCACCTTGGGCACTTGCCAAAGATAAAGAAAACAGAGACAGGCTTGAAACTGTCCTTTACACTTCTATGGATGGAATAAGGGCATTATCACTTCTGATTTATCCATTCATGCCTGAAACAGCCATGAAGATAAGAGAGCAGCTCAATATAAAAGAGCCTGTGGAAAAAAATAGCTTTGAGGAGTTAAAACAGGTAAAGCAGTTAAAGGCAGGTGGTAAAATCGGAGAGGTAACACCTATCTTCCCAAGGCTCGATGAAAATGAAATTATTGATAACATAAAAAGTGAAAATAAAAAGGATGAAGATAAAGAGTCCGCTGAGAAAAAGGTAGAATTGATAGATTTTACTCACTTTATGACAGTGCAAATAAAGGCGGGGAAAATTATTGAAGCCGAAAAAGTGGAAAAATCAGAAAAATTATTAAAATTGAAAGTAGATTTAGGTGAAGAGACCAGACAAATTATCGCAGGAATAGCTAAAAGCTATCTGCCAGGCGATCTTGTGGGTAAAACTGTTGCAGTAGTAGCTAACCTAAAGCCTGCAAAACTTATGGGGCTAATGTCAGAAGGGATGGTTTTGGCCGCTGCAATAGGTGACAAGCACAGAGTTTTAGAGCTTCCTGACGAAGTTGCCCCGGGGACTATAATTAAGTAA
- a CDS encoding TatD family hydrolase, protein MILKKNTQEFEIFLSEINRLKEHGLFFTDTHAHVHFDDLKNGHFLEDCLTKSVKRIITIGIDLKDSKSALNFALKHKGIYATCGVHPHDSENFSVAQIEDFENLLKNVKVIAVGEIGLDYFRNLSPKDKQISTFLTFADIAVYHKKPMVIHNRDASNDVMNLLDNVIKNNFYGGIIHCFNGDKSLLKWALDRGFYISYAGPLTYSKADDLRDTVRYVPADRVLIETDCPYLTPMPFRGIKNDPSYVVYTAYTLSKLTNTKIDKLAEQLENNFNKLFGRLDTF, encoded by the coding sequence ATGATATTAAAAAAAAATACACAAGAATTTGAAATTTTCTTAAGCGAAATTAATCGGCTAAAAGAGCATGGGCTATTTTTTACGGATACCCATGCTCATGTCCACTTTGATGACCTTAAAAACGGTCATTTTTTAGAAGACTGCTTAACTAAGTCAGTCAAAAGGATAATCACAATAGGTATTGACCTTAAAGATTCAAAAAGTGCACTTAATTTCGCATTAAAACACAAAGGTATTTACGCTACCTGTGGTGTCCACCCGCACGATTCTGAAAATTTTTCTGTCGCACAAATAGAAGATTTTGAAAATCTGTTAAAAAACGTAAAAGTGATTGCGGTTGGAGAGATAGGGCTTGACTATTTCAGAAATCTTTCCCCAAAAGATAAGCAAATAAGCACTTTTCTTACATTTGCGGACATTGCCGTATATCATAAAAAGCCAATGGTAATACATAACCGCGATGCATCTAATGATGTAATGAATCTCCTTGATAATGTCATTAAAAATAATTTTTACGGTGGGATAATTCACTGTTTCAACGGCGACAAATCACTCTTAAAATGGGCACTTGACAGAGGATTTTACATATCTTATGCCGGGCCTTTAACTTATTCAAAGGCCGATGATTTAAGGGACACGGTCAGATATGTCCCTGCAGACAGGGTATTAATCGAAACGGATTGCCCATATCTGACCCCTATGCCATTTAGGGGGATAAAAAATGACCCTTCGTATGTAGTTTACACCGCTTATACTCTATCAAAACTGACTAATACAAAAATAGATAAATTGGCTGAACAATTAGAAAACAATTTTAATAAGCTTTTTGGCAGGTTGGATACGTTTTAA
- the tmk gene encoding dTMP kinase: MRLNRPLFIALDGIDGCGKSTQVKLLADFFERSGAKISVTKEPGGTKVGSILRDILISKKYHIDHITEMLLYAADRNEHQKHVVIPMLQNGVSVITDRFLSSTYAYQIFGRKLNKDILDTLSQITVTRYPDFTFILDIDPKIALSRAKKRLENTGTFEDEGKFESLDISFFENVREGFLWYAHTFKDCHIIDANKPPKEVHKEIADILSL, translated from the coding sequence CCCCTTTTTATAGCCTTAGACGGCATTGACGGCTGTGGCAAATCGACACAGGTAAAATTGCTGGCCGACTTTTTTGAAAGGTCAGGGGCAAAAATATCTGTCACAAAAGAGCCTGGCGGCACGAAAGTAGGAAGTATTTTAAGAGATATTCTTATATCCAAGAAATACCACATCGACCACATAACGGAAATGCTTCTTTATGCAGCTGACAGAAACGAACACCAAAAGCATGTCGTCATCCCAATGCTTCAAAACGGTGTCAGCGTAATAACAGACAGGTTCCTTTCATCAACTTATGCTTATCAAATATTTGGAAGAAAGCTAAATAAAGATATCTTAGACACACTTTCACAAATTACCGTTACAAGGTATCCTGATTTTACCTTTATCCTCGACATTGACCCAAAGATAGCTCTTTCAAGGGCGAAAAAAAGGCTTGAAAATACAGGGACTTTCGAAGATGAAGGAAAATTTGAATCTCTTGATATTTCATTTTTTGAAAATGTAAGAGAAGGATTTCTCTGGTACGCTCACACATTTAAGGATTGCCACATTATCGATGCCAACAAGCCGCCTAAAGAAGTGCACAAAGAGATTGCGGACATTCTATCACTATGA
- a CDS encoding response regulator, which yields MLKILVIEDDHFSREGLTKILSSEGYEVTVAENGEEGFEKAISEHYDLIITDLMMPFMDGMKLLSRLKSVGCDTPVIVITAYSSIDNMLSVYQLGGIEVLEKPFEIHELFNLIKRIL from the coding sequence ATTTTGAAAATTTTAGTAATCGAGGATGACCATTTCAGTAGAGAAGGGCTCACTAAAATTCTCTCGTCCGAAGGGTATGAAGTCACTGTTGCGGAAAATGGCGAAGAAGGCTTTGAAAAAGCCATTTCAGAGCACTATGATCTGATAATCACAGACTTAATGATGCCTTTTATGGATGGGATGAAGCTCTTGAGCAGGCTAAAAAGCGTAGGATGCGATACCCCTGTCATTGTAATTACCGCTTATTCAAGCATTGATAATATGTTATCTGTTTATCAATTGGGCGGAATCGAAGTCTTGGAAAAGCCTTTTGAAATTCATGAGCTATTTAACTTGATAAAACGAATCTTATAA